From a region of the Bermanella marisrubri genome:
- a CDS encoding chalcone isomerase family protein — MNLIAPLIAIILLVSSTFTNASTVAGIEIPDRVPATSERPELVLNGASLRELYLLIDTYVGALYLETPSHDPEFIMDSAMHKRMVFHVKMRKVSARRIANALTEALVVNITPAQHKELTDELEQMLSYFTGDLYEGDQSIFDYSPGKGTKVIVNDNVMGTIQGDDYFKAMLAIWIGENPVGREFKQDVLGLSGTKIQEAVAGQ, encoded by the coding sequence ATGAACTTGATTGCTCCTTTGATTGCCATCATCCTGCTGGTATCCAGTACCTTCACGAATGCTTCCACTGTAGCAGGTATCGAAATCCCAGATAGAGTACCCGCGACTAGCGAGCGACCTGAACTTGTTTTGAATGGAGCATCGCTAAGAGAGTTATACCTCTTGATCGATACTTATGTCGGGGCGCTATATCTAGAAACACCGAGTCACGATCCTGAATTCATCATGGATTCTGCAATGCACAAACGCATGGTTTTCCATGTAAAAATGCGCAAAGTCAGCGCCCGTCGCATTGCCAACGCCCTCACAGAGGCGCTTGTTGTAAACATCACGCCAGCTCAACACAAAGAGTTAACAGACGAGCTAGAGCAAATGCTTAGTTATTTTACTGGTGACTTGTACGAGGGTGATCAAAGTATTTTTGACTACTCACCTGGCAAAGGAACCAAAGTGATCGTAAACGATAATGTAATGGGCACAATCCAAGGTGACGACTACTTTAAAGCCATGTTAGCTATTTGGATTGGAGAAAATCCTGTAGGCCGTGAGTTTAAGCAAGACGTTTTGGGACTGAGCGGAACCAAGATTCAAGAAGCAGTGGCGGGTCAATAA
- a CDS encoding recombination-associated protein RdgC, with protein sequence MQIRNFYWYALTKPLDDTASVAGKLSKAPFAPCMATQEMSQGWVAPAPNTDDLVYEAHGAILLMLKQEKRLLPASVINDFLAERVEAFEQAEGYAPSRKIKQQMKDEVVQDLLPRSFTKSLRLPVMIMPRQGWLFVLSSSSKTADDVTAFLRETLGSLPIALMNSEVSPAFTMTQWLQQPKTLPDNWTVGEEVELVDAEEASVRIKKQSLYSEEVTAHLDASKQVAKLALLWREDIQILLQDDLSIKRIKSIAEPDDMDMPEDPLARFAHEFAVTCQWLKPLCDDLLKALGGMDKALAASQSRNLV encoded by the coding sequence ATGCAAATTAGAAATTTCTATTGGTACGCATTGACCAAACCTCTAGACGATACGGCCTCGGTAGCAGGCAAGTTATCAAAAGCACCTTTTGCACCGTGTATGGCAACGCAAGAAATGTCTCAAGGTTGGGTAGCTCCTGCCCCAAACACCGATGACCTGGTTTATGAGGCCCACGGGGCGATTCTACTTATGCTTAAGCAGGAAAAACGCCTGCTTCCAGCGTCAGTAATCAACGACTTTTTAGCCGAACGAGTAGAAGCGTTCGAGCAAGCTGAAGGTTACGCACCAAGTCGCAAAATCAAACAGCAGATGAAAGACGAAGTAGTGCAGGATCTTTTACCCAGATCTTTCACCAAATCACTGCGCTTACCCGTAATGATTATGCCAAGGCAAGGCTGGTTGTTTGTTTTATCGTCAAGCAGTAAAACAGCGGATGACGTGACCGCATTTTTGCGCGAAACCCTAGGAAGTTTGCCGATAGCACTCATGAATAGCGAAGTATCCCCAGCGTTTACTATGACCCAATGGTTGCAGCAGCCCAAGACTCTGCCGGACAACTGGACTGTGGGGGAGGAAGTAGAGCTCGTTGATGCTGAAGAAGCAAGTGTTCGTATTAAGAAGCAAAGTCTTTATAGCGAGGAAGTGACTGCTCATTTAGATGCTTCGAAACAAGTGGCTAAGTTGGCGCTACTGTGGCGTGAAGATATTCAAATCCTATTGCAGGATGACTTAAGTATAAAGCGCATTAAGTCCATTGCCGAACCTGATGATATGGACATGCCTGAAGATCCGCTAGCCCGATTCGCACATGAGTTTGCCGTCACCTGTCAATGGTTGAAACCTTTATGCGATGATTTACTGAAAGCATTGGGCGGAATGGACAAAGCATTGGCGGCTAGTCAGTCTCGAAATTTAGTTTAA
- the rrtA gene encoding rhombosortase, producing the protein MRAVSESRITPLWPLIMLLLIGFLAILPTTQIQLRFDISLLQTHEWWRLISAHWVHLGWQHTVLNALGLLLIWYIAPRGLWLYWWVFYILSGLVISLVLLYQKQVANYVGASGVLHGMLLLAAYYSRILPLTRRFVFIGIIVTKVIWEQTPWYSDDRLGQVIGGYVVVDAHLWGVISGLVALFFIELKNLWGFKQKDV; encoded by the coding sequence ATGCGTGCTGTTTCAGAGTCGAGAATTACACCTCTGTGGCCTCTAATCATGCTGCTGCTGATTGGGTTCTTGGCTATCTTACCAACAACACAAATTCAGTTGCGATTCGATATATCGTTACTGCAAACCCATGAATGGTGGCGATTGATATCGGCCCACTGGGTGCATCTGGGTTGGCAACATACCGTGCTTAACGCACTGGGGTTGCTTCTGATTTGGTATATTGCACCAAGAGGTCTATGGCTATATTGGTGGGTGTTTTACATACTAAGCGGGTTGGTGATCAGTCTAGTCTTGCTTTACCAAAAGCAAGTGGCCAACTATGTTGGAGCCTCTGGAGTGCTTCATGGAATGTTGTTACTTGCCGCATATTACTCCCGCATATTGCCCCTAACGAGACGGTTCGTTTTTATTGGCATCATTGTCACGAAAGTGATTTGGGAGCAAACCCCTTGGTATAGCGATGATCGCCTTGGACAGGTCATAGGTGGATACGTCGTTGTTGATGCCCATCTATGGGGCGTTATCTCTGGCCTAGTGGCGTTATTCTTTATTGAGCTAAAAAATTTATGGGGTTTCAAGCAAAAAGACGTCTGA
- a CDS encoding DUF1853 family protein, whose protein sequence is MNPILQQLKDPHIRRLAWCLFADPMAHISSAAHLDLGEWHDITALEDWLKKLDQQPKPLHDYILAGNHRLLGSYFERLWQFFFSYHPQWNLLADHVQIIHEKQTLGELDLIVRNPEHDIVHIELATKWYLQAPGHTGANTHDWLGPQTKDRLDLKIKKLKDKQFPFAQHPQVIDHLKTNNLPLPQAQRLVMKGGLFTQLGEDFTLPSCTPPTIEVFPWCHHQTLGSWTRDSHLYCLLEKHEWLGPAQITEHSRILTRAQLLEVTYDHFVKGRHPYALMICDLGSMDLYSHETQQMEVARIMVVKDDWPR, encoded by the coding sequence ATGAACCCTATTCTTCAGCAACTGAAAGACCCCCATATACGCCGTTTAGCGTGGTGTCTATTTGCTGACCCAATGGCGCACATATCGAGCGCTGCCCATTTGGATCTCGGTGAGTGGCACGATATCACTGCATTGGAAGATTGGCTGAAAAAACTAGATCAGCAACCAAAACCCTTACATGACTACATTTTAGCGGGAAATCACCGCCTACTTGGCAGCTATTTCGAGCGCTTATGGCAATTCTTTTTCAGTTATCACCCACAATGGAATCTATTGGCTGATCACGTTCAAATCATTCATGAAAAGCAAACTCTGGGAGAGCTCGATTTAATCGTCAGAAACCCTGAACACGATATTGTTCATATTGAATTGGCCACCAAATGGTATCTACAAGCACCTGGCCATACCGGTGCAAATACTCATGATTGGCTCGGCCCGCAAACTAAAGATCGATTGGATCTCAAAATCAAGAAACTTAAAGACAAACAATTTCCATTTGCCCAACACCCGCAAGTGATCGACCATCTGAAAACGAACAACTTGCCATTACCTCAAGCTCAACGCTTAGTCATGAAAGGCGGTTTATTTACCCAGCTGGGTGAGGATTTTACTCTACCATCATGCACGCCACCGACTATTGAAGTATTCCCTTGGTGCCATCATCAAACACTCGGCTCATGGACTCGCGATAGTCATTTGTATTGCTTATTAGAAAAGCACGAATGGCTAGGGCCAGCTCAAATAACTGAGCACAGCCGCATCCTTACTCGTGCACAATTACTCGAAGTTACATATGATCATTTCGTCAAAGGCCGACATCCGTATGCACTCATGATATGCGATCTAGGTTCCATGGATTTATACTCTCATGAAACACAACAGATGGAAGTTGCTCGTATTATGGTGGTAAAAGACGACTGGCCGCGTTAA
- a CDS encoding NAD(+) kinase produces MDEFRNIGIIGRLNSARVIETIKRLRRFLSDEGINIILEEQIAAVMMGHGLQVCTPKMMGEICDLVIVVGGDGSLLGAARALVKSNVPILGVNRGRLGFLTDISPDNLEEKVQEVLEGKYITERRFMLEAEVKRNGEPIGYGEALNDVILHPGKSARMIAFDLQIEGQFVYHQRSDGMIVSTPTGSTAYSLSGGGPIMHPKLDAIALVPMFPHTLSSRPIVIDANSEVKITISSDIDIYPQISCDGQVHITAAPGDSVTIRKMAHKARLIHPIDHDFYETCRTKLGWATQYGEA; encoded by the coding sequence ATGGATGAGTTTCGCAATATAGGCATTATCGGGCGTTTAAACAGTGCTCGTGTTATAGAGACAATCAAACGCCTGCGCCGCTTCTTATCGGATGAAGGTATCAATATCATCCTAGAAGAGCAAATTGCTGCGGTCATGATGGGTCACGGATTGCAAGTGTGTACCCCAAAGATGATGGGAGAGATTTGTGATCTTGTGATCGTAGTCGGTGGTGACGGCAGTCTACTAGGTGCAGCTCGAGCACTTGTGAAGTCTAATGTCCCTATCCTTGGTGTGAACCGAGGTCGTCTTGGCTTTTTAACCGATATTAGCCCTGATAATTTAGAAGAGAAGGTGCAAGAGGTACTCGAAGGTAAGTACATTACCGAGCGTCGCTTCATGCTTGAAGCAGAGGTTAAACGAAATGGTGAGCCTATCGGTTATGGCGAGGCACTGAATGATGTTATTTTGCATCCAGGTAAATCCGCTCGAATGATTGCATTTGATCTGCAGATTGAAGGTCAGTTTGTTTATCACCAACGTTCTGACGGTATGATTGTTAGTACTCCGACCGGCTCTACGGCATATTCTTTGAGTGGTGGGGGCCCAATTATGCATCCAAAGCTTGATGCTATCGCGCTGGTTCCAATGTTCCCTCATACGCTTAGTAGCCGCCCGATTGTAATCGACGCCAATAGCGAAGTTAAAATCACCATCAGCAGTGACATCGACATATACCCGCAAATTAGTTGTGATGGCCAAGTACATATCACGGCGGCACCGGGTGACAGTGTGACAATACGTAAGATGGCTCATAAAGCCCGTCTGATTCATCCGATTGATCATGATTTCTATGAAACCTGTCGCACCAAGCTGGGTTGGGCCACGCAGTACGGAGAAGCCTAA
- a CDS encoding metallophosphoesterase, translating into MAVQGYDLIGDVHGCGITLCKLLEQMGYQKKNGVYQHPSRKVVFIGDIVDRGPNIRLALAVVRDMVEAGHAHLVMGNHEYNVLAFCTPSRAGAEHPYLRDHTARNSFIVEETLRQFDPFPQEWRDYLNWFMTLPLFMEFEHFRAVHACWDHDLIKEMEIRYQRNHLDEEMLHASMDRESFEGQLVDRLTRGTALELPDGRSITAKDGFVRHFFRTKFWEKDPEIYDDIVFQPDPLPQDIAERPITKNDRKELLYYGPDEKPLFFGHYWMQGIPGPIRSNIACIDYSAVKYGRLVAYRMDDETHLDPNKFCWVRVERNED; encoded by the coding sequence ATGGCAGTGCAAGGCTATGACTTGATTGGCGATGTGCATGGCTGCGGTATCACCCTGTGCAAGCTGCTCGAGCAGATGGGCTATCAGAAAAAGAATGGGGTTTACCAACATCCTAGTCGTAAGGTTGTATTTATAGGCGATATTGTTGATCGTGGACCAAATATCCGTTTAGCCCTTGCCGTAGTAAGGGACATGGTAGAAGCGGGTCATGCTCATTTGGTGATGGGTAATCACGAATACAACGTATTGGCCTTTTGCACACCTTCGCGCGCGGGAGCAGAGCATCCTTATCTTCGTGACCACACAGCGCGCAACAGTTTCATTGTTGAAGAAACGTTGAGACAGTTCGATCCTTTCCCTCAAGAATGGCGAGATTACCTTAATTGGTTCATGACACTACCCTTATTCATGGAGTTTGAGCATTTTCGCGCAGTGCATGCATGTTGGGATCATGACCTAATAAAAGAGATGGAGATTCGATACCAACGTAATCACCTTGATGAAGAAATGCTGCACGCCAGTATGGATCGCGAAAGTTTTGAAGGACAATTGGTGGATCGACTCACTCGAGGCACAGCCTTAGAACTGCCTGATGGTCGTAGTATCACTGCCAAAGATGGTTTTGTACGTCACTTTTTTCGCACTAAATTTTGGGAAAAAGATCCTGAAATTTATGATGATATTGTTTTTCAACCAGACCCTTTGCCGCAGGATATAGCTGAACGTCCAATCACTAAAAATGATCGTAAAGAGTTATTGTATTACGGCCCAGACGAAAAACCTCTGTTTTTTGGGCACTACTGGATGCAGGGTATACCCGGTCCGATCCGATCTAACATTGCTTGTATTGATTACAGTGCCGTAAAGTATGGGCGCCTAGTGGCCTATAGAATGGATGATGAAACGCATTTAGATCCTAATAAATTTTGCTGGGTGCGGGTTGAGCGAAACGAAGATTGA
- a CDS encoding rhomboid family intramembrane serine protease, with the protein MFFVLKASSEQELAPILKELHSNSIECRLEADESGFSLYVTEPVYVDAIRDAFDAHQANQQRTLSWDNVRVVPITLIIIILSIVVAFVTQLGSSNKSWFFIAEYSFYPASWWLHDWPQQVWFSISPVFLHFGWEHIIFNMLSFWLFASVLERRIGKLHWISGLIVLAVVSNYAQLIMAGPFFGGLSGVVYGLIAFSWGYQKSIASLYLPNGLFYFAFAWLLLGYTPLFEWIGLGSMANTAHLSGAITGFIWFLLYRLTHSVGGKHEYR; encoded by the coding sequence ATGTTTTTTGTCCTAAAGGCCTCAAGTGAGCAAGAATTGGCTCCTATATTGAAAGAGTTGCATTCAAACTCAATTGAGTGCCGCTTAGAAGCTGATGAGTCGGGATTCTCTCTATACGTAACTGAACCAGTTTATGTTGATGCTATTCGCGATGCTTTTGATGCACACCAAGCTAATCAACAGCGCACCTTGAGTTGGGACAATGTTAGAGTGGTCCCGATTACCCTGATTATCATCATCTTGTCCATAGTTGTTGCTTTTGTAACTCAACTGGGCAGCAGCAATAAATCCTGGTTTTTCATAGCAGAGTATTCTTTCTATCCGGCTAGCTGGTGGCTGCATGATTGGCCGCAACAAGTTTGGTTTAGCATAAGCCCTGTGTTTTTACATTTTGGATGGGAGCACATTATCTTCAATATGCTGTCATTTTGGTTATTCGCTTCCGTGTTGGAGCGAAGAATCGGGAAACTGCATTGGATTAGTGGGCTCATTGTATTGGCCGTTGTGAGTAACTATGCGCAATTAATCATGGCAGGGCCATTTTTTGGTGGGCTTTCTGGTGTTGTATATGGTCTGATCGCGTTTAGTTGGGGTTACCAAAAATCTATTGCATCTTTGTATTTACCAAATGGACTATTTTATTTTGCTTTTGCATGGTTGCTGCTTGGTTACACGCCATTGTTTGAGTGGATCGGTTTGGGTTCAATGGCAAACACGGCTCATTTAAGTGGTGCTATAACAGGATTTATTTGGTTTTTGTTGTATCGATTAACCCACTCCGTTGGAGGGAAACATGAATATAGATGA
- a CDS encoding YeaC family protein: MNIDDLIASMTPEIYQNMRDAVQLGRWGDGRAMTPEQKTHSLEALIRYEHMHDIPEKERVGYVDTSKKNKKSGPSDTQPLKIIE, from the coding sequence ATGAATATAGATGATTTAATTGCGTCGATGACCCCCGAAATTTATCAAAATATGCGTGACGCGGTTCAACTGGGTCGTTGGGGAGATGGTCGAGCCATGACGCCAGAGCAAAAGACGCACAGTTTAGAAGCGTTAATTCGCTATGAACACATGCACGATATTCCAGAAAAGGAACGTGTCGGATATGTTGATACAAGCAAGAAAAATAAGAAGTCAGGTCCATCTGACACACAACCCTTAAAAATTATTGAGTAG
- a CDS encoding DUF2797 domain-containing protein: MKVEGHLHKMAISHHDGNAEYALRLDDSVYPLTSILGSQVRIQSLEEIHCLACGRKTKKSYSQGYCYPCFKRLPQCDTCIMSPEKCHYDKGTCRDAKWGEAFCMQDHIVYLANSSGIKVGITRHSQIPTRWLDQGAKQALPIARVSSRHQSGLLEVIFKQHVADKTNWRALLKQDAENIDLEAERDRLFEECHEEIEELQDFYGLQQVQLIYDGDVQEFHYPVEQYPTKVVSHNLDKTPEVTGKLMGIKGQYLILDTGVINLRKYTSYRVAIEIAA; this comes from the coding sequence ATGAAAGTCGAAGGCCACCTACATAAAATGGCTATTTCCCATCATGATGGAAATGCCGAGTATGCACTGCGTTTAGATGATAGCGTATACCCTTTAACGTCTATTTTAGGGTCTCAAGTACGTATTCAGTCTTTAGAGGAAATCCATTGTTTGGCTTGTGGGCGCAAGACTAAAAAAAGTTACAGCCAAGGTTATTGCTATCCATGTTTTAAGCGCTTGCCACAGTGCGATACATGCATAATGAGCCCAGAGAAGTGTCATTATGATAAAGGAACCTGTAGAGACGCAAAGTGGGGCGAGGCGTTTTGCATGCAGGATCATATTGTCTATTTGGCGAATTCATCTGGTATAAAAGTCGGTATTACTCGTCATTCTCAGATTCCTACGCGTTGGCTCGATCAAGGAGCGAAACAGGCTCTCCCTATAGCAAGAGTCTCGAGCCGCCATCAATCAGGCCTACTGGAAGTCATTTTTAAACAGCATGTAGCAGACAAGACGAATTGGCGAGCCTTGCTAAAACAAGATGCTGAAAATATTGATCTAGAGGCTGAGCGTGATCGCTTGTTCGAAGAGTGTCATGAAGAGATCGAAGAGCTACAAGACTTTTATGGTCTGCAACAAGTCCAGTTAATTTATGATGGCGATGTCCAAGAATTTCACTATCCAGTTGAACAGTACCCAACAAAGGTTGTGAGCCATAACTTGGACAAAACACCCGAGGTAACGGGCAAATTAATGGGGATTAAGGGTCAGTATTTAATTTTAGATACTGGCGTGATTAATCTTCGAAAGTACACTTCTTACCGCGTAGCGATTGAAATAGCAGCATAA
- the pepN gene encoding aminopeptidase N, giving the protein MKDAQPKAIYLKDYEAPKFTVLHTALTFLIEEEATEVHSLLSIQGEAAGELKLNGQALELVSVELDGGALSEGSDFSVDDDFLVIHQIPAHCKVAIKTRIKPQENTALEGLYKSAGMYCTQCEAEGFRRITYFLDRPDVMSIYDVTIIADKSKYPVLLSNGNLVESKELEGGKHLAHWHDPHKKPCYLFALVAGDLRHIEDRFTTMSGTDVTLRIYVEPQNIDKCDFAMDALKRSMKWDEERYGREYDLDIFNIVAVDDFNMGAMENKSLNIFNSSCVLANSATATDNAYSRIEAIVAHEYFHNWSGNRVTCRDWFQLSLKEGFTVFRDSQFSSDMSSPVVKRIDDVNLLRTAQFAEDAGPMAHPIRPASFIEISNFYTLTIYEKGAEVVRMIHNLLGEDKFREGSDLYFQRHDGQAVTTEEFVKAMEDASGIDLTQFRNWYHQAGTPELSVTDQFDETTGDYKLFIKQTCRPTPESDKKEPFHIPMALGLLDEEGNDAQITLKSDGKFNQKTQVLSITEPEQEFIFSGFSAKPTPSLLRDFSAPVKLHYPYTREQLLFLLAHDSDGFNRWDAGQTLATDIVLELSEQVQAGEPLEVDDRLIETFEKLLKEDSSDKAMLCKMLSLPSLAFLIEQSVPANVHAIYTARTFVRQTLANQLHEAFLSCYQQNHDDEPYNYSAEGTGKRSLKSLCLHYLLESDQGDYSQLAISQYQNSDNLTDQHAALSALANSRFQVQAKACLDEFYEKWQHEPLVVNLWLSMLAGSDRIDGVEGVEELIAHPAFDIKNPNKVRSVIGVFAGQNLRHFHTQTGAGYEWLADKIILLDRLNPQIAARLVGPLTKWQRIVGEGGQKMRNTLARIESTENLSKDVYEVVSKSLVES; this is encoded by the coding sequence ATGAAAGATGCACAGCCAAAAGCCATATATCTTAAAGACTATGAGGCGCCTAAATTTACCGTCTTGCATACAGCCTTGACGTTCTTGATTGAGGAGGAGGCAACGGAAGTCCACTCTTTGCTTTCAATTCAAGGGGAAGCAGCAGGTGAATTAAAACTTAACGGTCAAGCGTTAGAATTGGTATCGGTAGAGTTAGATGGTGGAGCGTTGAGTGAAGGCTCTGACTTTAGTGTTGATGATGATTTTTTAGTTATTCATCAAATTCCTGCCCATTGTAAAGTCGCCATCAAGACAAGAATAAAGCCACAAGAAAATACCGCACTAGAGGGCCTATATAAGTCCGCGGGCATGTACTGTACGCAATGTGAAGCAGAGGGTTTCCGTCGAATTACGTATTTTTTAGATCGCCCCGACGTTATGAGTATTTATGACGTTACCATCATTGCAGATAAATCAAAGTATCCGGTACTTTTATCTAACGGTAACCTAGTTGAAAGCAAAGAATTAGAAGGTGGCAAACACTTAGCTCACTGGCACGATCCGCACAAAAAACCCTGTTATTTATTTGCATTGGTCGCAGGGGATTTACGCCATATCGAAGATCGATTTACCACCATGAGTGGAACCGACGTGACGTTGCGAATTTATGTCGAACCTCAGAATATTGACAAGTGTGATTTTGCAATGGATGCCCTCAAGCGTTCAATGAAATGGGATGAAGAGCGCTATGGTCGAGAATACGATCTTGATATTTTTAATATCGTGGCGGTGGACGACTTTAATATGGGGGCGATGGAAAATAAAAGCCTTAACATTTTTAACTCGTCATGTGTGTTGGCTAACTCTGCCACCGCGACAGATAACGCGTACAGTCGAATTGAAGCGATTGTAGCTCATGAATATTTTCATAACTGGAGTGGTAATCGGGTTACCTGTCGAGATTGGTTTCAGCTAAGTCTAAAAGAAGGTTTTACTGTATTTAGAGATTCACAATTTTCATCTGATATGAGTTCTCCTGTGGTAAAACGTATTGATGATGTGAATTTATTACGTACGGCCCAATTTGCTGAGGACGCTGGTCCTATGGCGCATCCAATTCGTCCTGCGTCGTTTATCGAGATATCAAATTTCTATACTTTGACGATCTATGAAAAAGGCGCTGAAGTTGTGCGAATGATTCACAACTTATTAGGCGAAGACAAGTTCCGTGAAGGCTCTGATTTATATTTTCAACGTCATGACGGACAAGCGGTTACAACAGAAGAATTTGTTAAGGCAATGGAAGATGCTAGCGGCATTGACCTAACGCAATTTCGCAACTGGTACCATCAAGCAGGTACTCCGGAGCTGAGTGTAACGGATCAGTTTGATGAAACCACCGGCGATTATAAATTATTCATTAAGCAAACCTGTCGACCAACGCCTGAATCGGATAAGAAAGAACCATTCCATATTCCTATGGCGCTAGGTTTGTTAGATGAAGAAGGTAACGACGCTCAAATTACGTTGAAGAGCGATGGCAAGTTTAATCAAAAGACACAGGTTTTGAGTATTACTGAACCTGAGCAAGAGTTTATTTTCTCAGGTTTTTCCGCCAAACCGACGCCGTCTTTGTTGAGAGACTTTAGTGCCCCAGTAAAACTGCATTATCCGTATACCCGTGAGCAACTGTTATTCCTCCTTGCTCATGATAGCGATGGTTTTAATCGTTGGGATGCAGGTCAAACATTGGCTACCGACATCGTTCTTGAGCTAAGCGAGCAGGTTCAAGCTGGTGAACCGTTAGAAGTTGACGACCGTTTGATAGAGACGTTTGAAAAGCTTCTGAAGGAAGACTCATCAGATAAAGCAATGCTTTGTAAAATGTTGTCGCTCCCCAGTTTGGCGTTCTTGATTGAGCAAAGTGTGCCCGCCAATGTACATGCTATTTACACGGCTCGCACATTTGTTCGTCAGACTTTAGCGAATCAGCTTCATGAAGCTTTCTTATCTTGCTATCAGCAAAATCATGATGATGAGCCATACAACTACAGTGCAGAGGGTACCGGTAAGCGCAGCTTGAAGAGCTTATGCTTGCATTATTTACTAGAGAGCGATCAGGGCGATTATTCGCAACTGGCTATAAGCCAATATCAGAACTCGGATAATCTTACGGATCAACATGCTGCACTATCGGCCTTGGCGAATAGTCGTTTTCAGGTTCAGGCAAAAGCCTGTCTTGATGAGTTTTACGAAAAATGGCAACACGAACCCTTGGTCGTAAACTTGTGGTTAAGTATGTTGGCGGGCAGTGATCGCATCGATGGCGTTGAAGGTGTTGAAGAATTAATTGCTCATCCAGCGTTTGATATCAAAAATCCAAACAAAGTACGCTCGGTAATCGGTGTATTTGCCGGACAAAATTTACGTCATTTCCATACACAGACTGGTGCAGGGTATGAGTGGCTTGCTGATAAGATAATACTGTTGGATCGATTAAATCCTCAAATTGCCGCTCGACTAGTGGGGCCGCTTACTAAGTGGCAGCGTATTGTAGGTGAAGGCGGTCAAAAAATGCGCAATACTTTGGCCCGTATTGAGTCTACCGAGAACTTGTCGAAAGATGTCTATGAGGTTGTCAGTAAAAGTCTTGTAGAATCATAA